A stretch of DNA from Paenarthrobacter aurescens TC1:
TCGGCCGGCTCCCAGCCTGCCGACAAGGTCAACCCGGCCGCGGTGGAGGCAATGGCTGAACTGGGCATCGACATGTCCGCTGAAATCCCGAAGGTCCTCACCACCGAGGCCGTGAAGGAATCCGACGTCGTGATCACCATGGGCTGCGGCGACGAATGCCCGTACTTCCCGGGCAAGCGGTACGAAGACTGGGTCCTGGAAGACCCTGCCGG
This window harbors:
- the arsC gene encoding Arsenate reductase (identified by similarity to SP:Q01257; match to protein family HMM PF01451); this encodes MSYETTKKPSVLFVCVHNAGRSQMAAAFLTTLGKGEIEVRSAGSQPADKVNPAAVEAMAELGIDMSAEIPKVLTTEAVKESDVVITMGCGDECPYFPGKRYEDWVLEDPAGQGVEAVRPIRDEIKTRIEGLIASLVPAAK